The Agromyces atrinae genome window below encodes:
- a CDS encoding response regulator, with translation MTAARVIIADDDPDIRGLLEIAARKAGLEIVSSHGDGASALASALANDPDLMLLDVAMPEMNGVDVARELRSARDDGRPRVLMVSASVDATSQAAGVAAGADDYVMKPFSLRVLVERLKSIVADE, from the coding sequence GTGACCGCGGCGCGTGTCATCATCGCCGACGACGATCCCGACATCCGCGGGCTCCTCGAGATCGCAGCCCGCAAGGCGGGACTCGAGATCGTCAGTTCCCACGGCGACGGAGCGAGCGCCCTCGCCTCGGCGCTCGCGAACGATCCCGACCTCATGCTCCTCGACGTCGCGATGCCCGAGATGAACGGTGTCGACGTCGCTCGTGAGCTCCGCTCCGCACGAGACGACGGCCGCCCTCGCGTGCTCATGGTCTCGGCGAGCGTCGATGCCACCTCCCAGGCTGCCGGCGTCGCCGCTGGCGCAGATGATTACGTTATGAAGCCGTTCAGCCTTCGCGTCCTCGTCGAACGCCTGAAATCGATCGTTGCGGACGAGTGA